One genomic window of Conger conger chromosome 7, fConCon1.1, whole genome shotgun sequence includes the following:
- the si:ch1073-15f19.2 gene encoding carcinoembryonic antigen-related cell adhesion molecule 5, with amino-acid sequence MASDGSLTAIAILLFSTFTQGHFGNLDRSYSVNVTEGQPATLPCRMEDYHNKYNLVQIEWRKVEGHQEHKIAIYNPSHGPPHHFWNNVSMVVEKSGEEWGSSLVFRDLDVWHGGVYVCELTTFPAGTVKIKAHLQVTAAQVSARVTHRPVREGDNVTIICTSALPAGSYFLWPSKNKSSILENKDGRFTLPNVTREDSDLYTCQPGNSSLGLSGHSATVNVTVNYLREIECDTPRSIEVTAGQNVTITCAANSSQSSQYTWRKDGVEVSRSSSLRLGPVSAEQAGVYVLTAVVTDTGLQRQAQFSVAVRSGFTELPSSIAPPISPTATNDNSPDVTVRSTAVSMATEGSATGSVSPPPAWSANSAAPKRNVSTGPAGPFNATLPPFDFNATDTENASSHGQPATTPEQPTVTPSLGSSVTATVHHSNSSRNLTTNVGVTNTESADGSRYVVLIVLPVVLLLLVILLLYRRHMVQRKMDMPPPFKPPPPPVKYTSVRTQEASVTVQRPQGNGTQ; translated from the exons ATGGCTTCGGACGGGAGTCTCACAGCCATCGCCATTTTACTCTTCTCCACCTTCACCCAAG GTCATTTCGGGAATTTGGATCGCTCATATTCGGTCAATGTGACCGAAGGCCAGCCGGCCACACTCCCGTGCCGAATGGAGGATTATCACAACAAGTACAACCTCGTGCAGATCGAGTGGAGGAAAGTGGAGGGCCACCAGGAACACAAGATCGCCATTTACAaccccagtcatggacctccACATCACTTCTGGAACAACGTCTCCATGGTGGTGGAGAAATCTGGGGAGGAGTGGGGTTCGTCCCTGGTGTTCCGGGATCTGGACGTGTGGCACGGTGGGGTGTACGTCTGTGAGCTCACAACGTTCCCCGCCGGGACGGTCAAAATCAAGGCACACCTGCAGGTTACAG CTGCTCAGGTCTCCGCCAGGGTTACGCATCGGCCCGTGAGAGAGGGGGACAATGTGACCATCATCTGTACCAGCGCCCTTCCAGCGGGATCTTACTTCCTCTGGCCTTCCAAG AATAAGTCCTCCATCTTAGAAAACAAGGACGGAAGGTTCACACTGCCCAACGTGACCAGAGAAGACAGTGATCTCTACACCTGCCAGCCAGGGAATTCATCTTTGGGCCTGTCTGGTCACAGTGCCACCGTGAATGTTACAGTCAACT ATCTCCGTGAAATTGAATGCGACACCCCCCGCAGTATTGAGGTTACTGCCGGCCAGAATGTCACCATTACCTGTGCAGCCAACTCATCCCAGAGTTCCCAGTACACCTGGAGAAAG GACGGCGTGGAGGTGTCCCGGTCCAGTTCACTGCGCCTCGGGCCGGTGAGCGCTGAGCAGGCGGGGGTGTACGTGCTGACCGCTGTCGTCACGGATACGGGTCTGCAGCGCCAGGCGCAGTTCAGCGTAGCCGTGAGGTCAG GTTTTACAGAACTCCCATCAAGCATTGCCCCTCCCATCTCCCCGACCGCGACCAATGACAACAGCCCCGACGTCACAGTCCGGAGCACTGCCGTATCCATGGCAACGGAAGGAAGCGCGACAGGCAGCGTCTCCCCTCCGCCGGCTTGGAGCGCTAATTCCGCCGCACCGAAGCGCAACGTTAGCACCGGACCGGCTGGTCCTTTCAACGCGACGCTGCCTCCGTTTGATTTTAACGCCACCGACACTGAGAATGCGTCGAGCCACGGGCAGCCCGCTACCACTCCGGAACAACCCACTGTCACGCCGAGTCTCGGAAGCAGCGTAACCGCCACGGTACACCATTCAAACAGCAGCCGCAACCTCACCACCAACGTAGGCGTGACCAATACAG AGTCCGCAGACGGCAGCCGGTACGTCGTACTCATTGTGCTGCCGGTCGTTCTCCTGCTCCTTGTGATTCTGCTCCTGTACCGGAGACACATGGTCCAGCGcaa GATGGACATGCCCCCTCCCttcaaaccccccccacccccggtgAAGTACACGTCCGTCAGAACTCAGGAGGCCAGCGTCACAGTGCAGCGGCCCCAGGGCAACGGAACACAGTAA